TACATGAAGTTTAAAATCCAAAGAGTACGTTTGATTTTTTCTGCTTCGCAATAACCCATCTTCACCCAATCTGTTGTATATTGCAACCCATTTCTGGATATCTTTTATTGCAGGAATATTATACTTTTTGCTTAAAAATACATATCCACCTTTGCCGTTAAGATACTCTTGAACTACTTTTAATTTAAATTCAAAACTATATTTTGCCAAAAAAACCGACCCCCAAAAGTTAGATTTTTAAGGTCTAACTTTTGGGGGTCAGTTCATTCCATACGGTTCTTTGCCAAATACAAGCTTTTATTTCATGTATAACCCGCCGTTTACATCGAGGGTCGTTCCAGTAATATATCGCGAACACGAAGAAGCTAAAAAGCAGATCGCTTCCGCCACATCCTCCGGCTCGCCGACGCACCGCAAAGGGATTTCTCCCACATCGATCTGCATCGATTCCGTCATGCTTGTGCGAATAAAGCCAGGCGCTACTGCGTTAACATTGACCTGGTACGGCCCCAAATAGCGCGCCAGCGATTTCGTCAGGCCAATCACCGCAGCCTTACTCGCTACGTAATCTGCCGCTGTCGCAATGCCGCCTACTTCTCCTGCCAACGAAGCCACATTCACAATTTTGCCTGCTTTTTGCTCTTTAAAAAGCGGAATGACTGCCCGGACGCAATGCAAAACGCCTTTCACATTCACATCCAATACCGCGTCCCATGCTGCATCTTCCAGCTCTTCAAAGGGCTGCGACAAACGGCAAATGCCAGCATTATTGACCAAAATATCTACCTGGCCAAACTCTTCAATAACTTTTTCCACCAAGGCTTCCACAGCTTGCCGCTCCGCAACGTCCACCGCTAAAGGTAACGCTTGCCTTTGAAAACGTTGCTCTATTTCCGCCGCCACTTGCCGATTCCGCTCCTGATTTCTGGAGGCAACAACCACTTTAGCGCCAGCTTCCGCCAAACGCAAAGCCGCAGCCCGCCCGATCCCCTGATTACCACCGGTGACAATCGCCACCTTATCTTGTAATTTCATCATAGCGCCACCCTCTCACAAGCTCCTCAGTAGCTTTTCAGCTGCCGGAACGCCCCTGCGCGCACTTCCGCCAGCCGGAACAGCCATTGCGCCAGCGAGCACAAAATAAAGTAAACCAAAAAGACATCGATATAGGCTTCGATATAGTTATAACCATAGGACGCTTGAATCTTCCCAATGGCAGTAATATCCTTTACGGTCATCAAGAAGGCCAGCGACGTATTCTTGATCAGATTTACTGACAAATTGCACAGATTGGGCAGTGCCGCTACTAATGCTTGGGGAATAATAATACGGACGTAGATTTGCGGCAAGGTCATTCCTACCGATAAACCTGCCTCAATTTGGCCTTCATGCACGCTCATCAGCGCCGAGCGAAAAACTTCCGCCAACAGGGCGGCCGTATTAATCGTAAACACAACATACGCATAAAAGATAGGATCGACTTCAAACACCTTGATGTTTAGAGCCAGGCTTTTCACCAGGCTGTTCAACAAACTCGGCACCAAGCTGTATACCACCAAAATTTGCAATACAATCGGCGTACCGCGAATAAAAGAAATATAAAGCCTAGCCATGTCCTTAAGAACCTTCACTTCATAAATGCGAGCTAACGCCATAAAAAAGCTAAAGGGCGCCGCGACCAAAAGAGAGACCAGCGTAATTTCCAAGGTAACTGGAATTCCCGCCAGGATCACGGAAAA
Above is a genomic segment from Anaeromusa acidaminophila DSM 3853 containing:
- a CDS encoding SDR family NAD(P)-dependent oxidoreductase; protein product: MMKLQDKVAIVTGGNQGIGRAAALRLAEAGAKVVVASRNQERNRQVAAEIEQRFQRQALPLAVDVAERQAVEALVEKVIEEFGQVDILVNNAGICRLSQPFEELEDAAWDAVLDVNVKGVLHCVRAVIPLFKEQKAGKIVNVASLAGEVGGIATAADYVASKAAVIGLTKSLARYLGPYQVNVNAVAPGFIRTSMTESMQIDVGEIPLRCVGEPEDVAEAICFLASSCSRYITGTTLDVNGGLYMK
- a CDS encoding helix-turn-helix domain-containing protein, whose protein sequence is MAKYSFEFKLKVVQEYLNGKGGYVFLSKKYNIPAIKDIQKWVAIYNRLGEDGLLRSRKNQTYSLDFKLHV
- a CDS encoding amino acid ABC transporter permease, which translates into the protein MELNYDFMWKTFSVILAGIPVTLEITLVSLLVAAPFSFFMALARIYEVKVLKDMARLYISFIRGTPIVLQILVVYSLVPSLLNSLVKSLALNIKVFEVDPIFYAYVVFTINTAALLAEVFRSALMSVHEGQIEAGLSVGMTLPQIYVRIIIPQALVAALPNLCNLSVNLIKNTSLAFLMTVKDITAIGKIQASYGYNYIEAYIDVFLVYFILCSLAQWLFRLAEVRAGAFRQLKSY